GTGGATGTCACACCACGTCCCTCGTTTGGCCGTTACTGCCGCCGCCGCCATACGACGAACAGGGACGAACGATCATCGGGCAGTTCCTCTCGCTAGAGCCGACGCCGATGATGGTATTCGAACTCGTGCTCGCGCTCGTTGCCGTCGCCGTCTGGTGGCTTCAGGGACGACCTGAGTTCGATACGATACGGGCCATCGTAACCAGTCGGGCCCGGTGAGGGAGCGACAACAACAGGATCCCTCGGTTCGAGGAACCAAACGGTCGCGGGAAACCGAACAGACCGGTCAGTCGTCGTCAGCGGTGTACGCACCTCCACGTCGTTTGATGTGGGCGACGATACGGCGCTGTTCACCTCGTCGGACGGTCACAGAGAGCCGAAACTCGCCGAGACGTCTCTTCTTGTATGGACTGTTCTGCAGTGGTTCCCCGTACTCCGGCGGGTCACGCCATGGAGAATCGACGATCTCCTCAAGCTTGTCCAGAATATGATCTTGTTCGTCAGTAGAGAGTGTCTCGAGATCGATTCGGGCCTTTGAGGCCAGTTCTCACGTCCACTCAGTATCACTCATCGGCCGTGCCGAACTGCTCGCGTGCCTCGGCCGCACTCATTGTCGTTCCCTCATGGATCTCGTCCTCAGCGGCAAGGAGTGCGACGAGTTCGTCGCGGTCGAACGTCGGGAATTCGGCGGCGTCCCGAAGCGTGTAGCGGATGAATTCACTCCGACTGTTGAAGCCACGTCCCTACCAGGTGTTATCAATCTCCCTCAGAAACGATTTGGTGACTTTGAAGTTTGCTGTGACGATCTCGTCCTTATCGTCATCGTCTGTAGCCGCTTCAGACGTACGTAGGTATTACCATCGTCTTACGCATAATCATTTCGCTGACTGCGTATTTTCTCGACTTGCTGCTGAATACCACCTCTGTACGTCGTAATGAGTACTATTTGCATTTCCTGTAGTTCTGAACCCTATATGAGTAGCTGCCGGGTGGGCCGAACTCTCGATCACGGCTCACATCCAATCAACGGAGGATAGAAGCGGTAACGTGCCCACCGTCATTACTCAGTAGCGAACTCGACGCCCGTGATCTCAAAGCGTGCGCCACCATCAGCACCGTCGATCACATGGATGGTCCAATCGTGAGCATCGGCTACCTGTTTGACAATGTGTAGACCGAATCCAATCCCGTCGTCTGTAGTGGAGTAGCCTGCGTTGAACATGTCGTCCTGTATGTCTTCAGGGATCCCTGGTCCGGTATCCTCGATGTAGAACCCCGCCTCTACCGCTCCAACAGTGACCGTCACATCTTCACCGCCGTGTTCAACCGCGTTTCGGAAGAGGTTCTCGACGAGTTGCTGGAAACGGCTTCGATCTGCTTGAATCTCGTCGTCGATATCGATTGTGAGTGTCGCCTCCGCTGTCGCAACGTTCCCCCAGCAGTGTTCGAGGAGCGCTGCCAAATCGACCGGTTCGGTATCACTCACTTCAGTCCCCTCACGTGCTAGTGTAAGTAGATTCTCAATTAGTTTCTTCATCCGGTCATGGGCCTGCGCAACGTGAGCAAGCTCATCGCTTTCACACTCCTCTTGGGCGAGTTCGAGGTATCCGTCCGCTACAGTAAGCGGATTTCGTAGATCGTGGCTAACGACGGAGACAAACGCCTCTAACTGTTTCTCACGTTGTTTGCGCTCGGTTATCTCGTGATAGAGACCGAGCAACCGATCAGGCCCGTTTTCCTGATCGATAACGACTCCCTGGACCTCTGCCCAGACTATCTCCCCATCTTCGTGGATCATTCTGAACTCCGTGTGATACAGTTCCTTGCTCTCAATCGATCGGTCCATTGCCTCTTCGACTTCGGGGAGGTCATCCGGATGGGTACGCTTGGCGAAGGCATTATAGTCACCCTCAAACGAACCGGGCTCAAGTCCAAACGTCCGTTCCAATGTGTTGTCCCACTCGATTTCGTCTGCGCCTATCTTCCACTCCCAAATGCCTGTTTCGGTCCCCTCAAGAACGATTTCGAGGCGCTGTTTCGTCTCGCGGAGTTCCTGCTCTCGGGCTTTCGTAGTGGTGAGATC
This genomic interval from Halalkalicoccus subterraneus contains the following:
- a CDS encoding PAS domain S-box protein, which produces MRNAVERYWIEREAEHTRTQLESIVDEREQIIKRVTDAIVEVDSDWRFTLVNEQAQDLYEMSDEDLLGRDFWDVFEDAKDTRFETEYRRVMETKEPASFVEYVSRLDGWFDINVYPKRDGGIAFYFVEVTEQRERQQELEAERRFISEALDTLDDIFYVISPEGDLRWWNEPMVEVTGYSAAELTEMRAIELFPEDTQPHVVESLETTLETGADRGEAEVQTSDGAHIPYEFINRRLTDSEGEILGIVGTGRDLTTTKAREQELRETKQRLEIVLEGTETGIWEWKIGADEIEWDNTLERTFGLEPGSFEGDYNAFAKRTHPDDLPEVEEAMDRSIESKELYHTEFRMIHEDGEIVWAEVQGVVIDQENGPDRLLGLYHEITERKQREKQLEAFVSVVSHDLRNPLTVADGYLELAQEECESDELAHVAQAHDRMKKLIENLLTLAREGTEVSDTEPVDLAALLEHCWGNVATAEATLTIDIDDEIQADRSRFQQLVENLFRNAVEHGGEDVTVTVGAVEAGFYIEDTGPGIPEDIQDDMFNAGYSTTDDGIGFGLHIVKQVADAHDWTIHVIDGADGGARFEITGVEFATE
- a CDS encoding type II toxin-antitoxin system RelE/ParE family toxin, whose product is MASKARIDLETLSTDEQDHILDKLEEIVDSPWRDPPEYGEPLQNSPYKKRRLGEFRLSVTVRRGEQRRIVAHIKRRGGAYTADDD